A region of the Lycium barbarum isolate Lr01 chromosome 1, ASM1917538v2, whole genome shotgun sequence genome:
TGGACCACGCATAAAAGCTAAGATCAGAGTTACTACTATTGTTTTCTTCGAAACAGCTCTGAGGTCACTGGGTTTAGGAAATTAACGAATCGAAATTCGAAACATATTTCCTCTGTTTTTTTGTACTTGTCCAGTATATATATTAAAAAGAATTTATTTTTCACAGTCTATTGCAAATAAAGAGAGAATCACAtactcttttttttaaaaaaataattttatcctTATCATAAGTAACACATTTTGTAACTTGTTGGAGTATTAGTAATTAAATTTATATTTCCAAAACATAGTGAATAAGCACAAAtcagaaaaataatattttaattaatattttcttaagaggGGTGCAAAATGTAATATGGACAAGTAAATTAAAAATGGGATATGCTTTCTGTAGCTAAATGTTTTGTTTAATAGAAATTTTGGCGTTGGAAAAGGTACTAAAGGAGTAAGTGAATGTTGGGAAAACACTGCTTCATAGTTTAGACTAGCTTAATGTGAGTTCCAAATACCGAATTatcacactacaagaaaaaatatagtatttggcaacaatttttttttttgccatagattgattatcattgtaaaaagtacttttggcaacaaaaaaataataattttgttgcatagacttttcccaacggctgttattgcaacagcgtgcaacaactttttttgttgttgccaaaagtactatTTGCAATAATAATTAATactataacaataaaattaaattctttgacaataaaaaaattcatttactaataataaattaaattattaccaaatattaaattttttattgctattactatactttcttgtagtgtgaGTAGGCCTCGTCAAATTTGCAATCCACGTGGAGAGGAGAAAATGGCAAATTTATTAGATGAGTGACAATGACTTAAAAGACTCTCCTAAAGCTGGATCTAAAAAAGCAAAACTTCCTCCTTTAATAATTGAACCAATAGAATATTGAATCAACTCGTAATATACGTGGTCCGTCCCTAATGAAGGCCCCCTATATATACCACTCTCATTGCATTTCATAAAACCACAATTCTCTACCAACTCTCCTCAAAAGCTCTCTCCTTCTTAAGTGAATAAACAAAAACTTTCATATACGATAGTACTAAGACAAAAATGGATCAAAATTTGCCAATCATAGCAAAAAAGTTCTGGAAAATAGTCCGAGTGGCTTACTTCATGCTGAGAAAAGGGTTATCAAAGAGAAAACTAATGTTTGATCTCAACTTATTTATGAAACGTGGCAAAATTGCAAGCAAAGCCGCCATTCAAAATCTCATGTTCCAGGGCCATTATACTCAAGGCCACCAATCATCTTTCAAAGAGTACTATGAGTTCAGCTGCAGTAACAGCCCTGCTTTCCACCTCCCTTTCAACCTCAACAAACGCAATAAGCTTACTCACCATGCACCTGCCATTGAACACGACGATGTTTTAATGATGAACTCTGCCGTTTTGAAGGCATTGGAAATACTTCAGAGTGAAACGGCGTCACCTGCATTGCCTGGATTTGGGAGAACTCCAACAGTGAGGCAATTAAGGGTCACTGACTCTCCATTTCCTCTAAGAGATGCTGACTGTGACATTAGCCACGTAGACGAGAAAGCTGATGAATTCATTTCAAGGTTCTACAGAGATTTGAGAAGAGAGGCCTCTGCTTTTGCTTAGTTTTACGGAGTTTTAAGAagaatgcataaaaagaaaataatgtcaGTATATAAATGTGATGATACTCTCCTTAGCTAATTTGTTTCATCCTATAATACATTCAAGGCTGAAGTCTTGAAATTTTGCATTCACAACTTCTTTTTCTCTTAATTTGATTGTCGACTACTTGtactatttttttttctagaaaataaaaaaaaaagcaaaaagtaAAATTAGGACCACAAGTTAAAGTAAACATGGACTAGGTTAGCAAGTTAAAAATCATTCCTTCCTTTGAGCCCAAGAGAGAGTATGTAATCTTAATAAAAATAGATTCGCTGCTTATTAAGTACTACTAGCCGAGTACATACTAACCTGGAGTTTTTTGTTCATCACAACGATAATCTGCTAAATCATGCAATAACAAATTAAAAGAGTCACAAATTTCATATACAAGTCATGTAAAAAATTGTTCATCCCAAAAGATCTCatctcatatactaaaatattCTTCTAAAACTAGCTAGAAGGCGATTACACCTATTTTTGTTCTTcctaataaaagaaaaacaaactaCATCCGGAATATTCCTCAGGTGACTGATATCTTTAACCTGGAGTTGAACAAGAAAAATTCCTACTTAACTAAAGTTAATTTTCATGTAAAACGGAAAAATTAATTAACCCGGAGGTTCATTTACAGAGCATCACACGCGTCTATCAATGTTTTCCGTTAGTTTGGTCAAGACAATCCAAGCCCTAATTGTTGCCAGGACTCTTTTACTATTACAAAGAGAAATTAATGCCCCGATTAACTAATGAAGGCACTAATGGAACAAAATGGACCAATGTGATTCCACCAATTTTCGTAAAGCAAAACTGTCTTATGTTCATAAGTGGAAACATGTTATACTATTTAATACGTGGCTTTCTCTTTTTACTTTATTAGtatttatttataattatttattatAGTGGGTTGTAAAGCATTTACTTTTTTTAGTTTGGTCACCAACCTGGAACCCCTTTGGCAGAAACATCCACACACAACACATACCCTATTTTATTGATGCACTTGATTGTTATTTAAATTGAGAGAAAGTATGGTGCTTACTAAAGTAAAGTGCAACATTAGGGCTGTACCCGATTGTGAAATCAAAACTACATGGCGACAAATGGCTCACCAACTCTTAAGAAAATGAGCCTTCAGCTTAACTCAATTTCAAAATTAGTTATAATTCAAAATTATGTAAGGAGATAATAATCAATTTCTTTAATTTTCGGTGTAGGACACAACATGCACAGTATAACATTAGTTTCCAACATTGGGTAAAGCAACAATATTATGAATGAGTATAACTCTTATATTATACTTGGTAAAATAAATTGTGATCTAGCTAATTCAACTTTAACAGTTAGCTGATGAGATGAGTATTAATTATCCAAAATCATATAATTAAGGAGACAACCTCGTCTCATCTCATCCACTAATACGGGCCATTTATCACTAACTTGGACAAAACCAAAGTGGCCTAAAGAACGTAAAGAAAATTAATAAAGGGAGTGGGGGACTAGAACCTAAAGAGTACAGCAAAAAGTGGTGTGCAATTATAGAGGAAGGAGTTTGTAATGTAAGTTAAACAAAACATAGAAAAAACAACAAAGAATTAAAAAGATTAATGCATATTCAGTATGAGTAGTGGATATAATTATGTGTCTCCTAATCCATTTATGTGGTTCAACAATAATTGTGCAAGAAGATGAGGATGACTATGCCAGAtgtcatatatatttatatatatttaaatgaGCTCAAATTGAAAGGTTTCAAGCTTTTAGATTGATTAACATATTAACATTAGGAGATTGTATATATACGGCAGTGTACTGTTGGATAAGTGAAATCCCTTTAAGTTTTTAACTAAAAGGGTCCATAACAATTTTTGTGTCGCTCTGCTAGACGAAGAATTTGTGAAATTCAAATATCTTATCCGAAAGTTGAAGGATAATTTTCATTTCGAACAAGTACAAAATTAAAGAAGTAGGTAAAAACTTGCAATTCTTATTTTCTTTGAGATTCTACCAAGTTAATTCAGAAATTTTAATGCCTATGTATTGTTTTCCTCTTCCTTTATAGAGGAACAGAAGTGGACTGGATGAGCGCCTGAATATTCAAAATAGTTTGCTATTTTCTGGTATATATTTCTTTTACCCTAGAAAATTGAATGCACGAAAATTTGAAAAGGAAAGAGAGATTTGATTTGTAGAATCTACTTAAGAGTATACTAATTGGGCATGATTTCACTTTAGAAAAACAAACAAGTCATTGTTCCTTCTCGTTCGAGAGTAGCTTTCTCGCTTTTGGAGTTGCTTTCCCTTTTAGGTTTATAAAAGTCTTGCACTAATTATTTTTGCAAGCCTAATTCTCAAGACAAAAAGTACTTTATTGCAGCCTGCAGGCCACTTTATTTTTCACAGGGGGTCCGTAAGTATGGGCAAGTCTTGGCCGGAAATTAAGAGATGAACTGTAGCGTAACAATTTGTACACTAAAGATATTTTTTACTTTAAAATTTCGGTGCGTGTATTTTTAAGATGTGTCATTAGAAGTTAAAAATTTCTTCCTTATAGCTTTAATTTGAAACGCGTCACTAGAGGATAAAACTTGCTTCTTTCTATATTCATTTTTTCTCCTATTTTTTCAATCTGAGATTTTCTTTGGCCTCGTTTGGACATGTTTTCAAACCATGTTTAGACAtgcaatttaaatattttaagttgtattttctcttataaacACAAAAACCCATAAATTGTGAAaattatcaaaacattctcaattcttatacaatcttaccaaatgagcaagatagttcataacaaaattagtacactactagaaggcctttctaaaaaatacaacatcaattaatcaaactttagttcaataaatacGAAAATTtcacatgaatagtaatgtaactattctttaatataatcctcccacataaattaaaggttggtgacataaataaaggttggtggaagttaatgagattgataAATAATTGATgagggtaattgttaaaaatatctaccaacttatgggtctttttttacaaaatataaacttatgggttagattttatatttaaaaaagttgaaaccatagtttcaaaccccaaattatgtctttttggatgatttggggtttgaaaccatgggtgaaaatgcaTGTCCAAATGGTGGATTGAggtcatggtttcaaaccatggtttgaaaacgcatggccaaacgcctacttagaatGTTACAAGTAAACCCCAAACAGAAAGTAAGCATGGAGTATCAGAGGCGGATTCAGAATTTGAAACTTTTGGGTTCCCAACAATCtcaaactaataataataataatcaatttTTTTGAGAAATTATATTACACTataagaagaaaacaaaaagaagaaaaatgaggcAAAAGAATGAAGGAGAAATTGTATTACAAAGAGTCGGTGAGGTAACTAAGATTTCGCTGCTTACTTTGTCACCGGGAACCAACATTAAATTTTTGTACTAATTCCCAACTCAAAATTTTTATATTTTCACCGGGTTTTACAGTGTGAATATAAGATTCAAGCAAAGGTTATGGGTTTCCGGGAACCCCCACGTAGTATTGTGGACCCGCCCCTGGGAGTACCCCTTTCTTTTGCACCTTCCCTACTTCCGCAACCTTAAGATATAAAGCTATTAG
Encoded here:
- the LOC132620022 gene encoding uncharacterized protein LOC132620022; the protein is MDQNLPIIAKKFWKIVRVAYFMLRKGLSKRKLMFDLNLFMKRGKIASKAAIQNLMFQGHYTQGHQSSFKEYYEFSCSNSPAFHLPFNLNKRNKLTHHAPAIEHDDVLMMNSAVLKALEILQSETASPALPGFGRTPTVRQLRVTDSPFPLRDADCDISHVDEKADEFISRFYRDLRREASAFA